A stretch of the Actinoalloteichus fjordicus genome encodes the following:
- a CDS encoding mycofactocin-coupled SDR family oxidoreductase: MYRLDGRVAFITGIGRGQGRNQAVRLASEGADIIGVDICRDVESAAYSMASEDDMAETVRQVEALGRRVVARVADVRDGAALRKAVQEGVEQFGRLDFVVVNAGISTAQFGMTTPEQEEQAWNDVIAVNLTGAWNTVQAAIPYMVTRGRGGSIVFIGSTAGLRGQRAGGYTAAKHGVVGIMRGLANELAEDNIRVNVVHPAAVNTPMAVNEGMQAYVDAQAQQGGGDQNVTLLEPSDITAAVAFLLSDEARYITGTDLPVDAGFVNRVS; encoded by the coding sequence GTGTATCGTCTCGACGGCAGGGTCGCGTTCATCACTGGGATCGGCCGAGGTCAAGGGCGCAATCAGGCGGTGCGGCTGGCTTCCGAAGGTGCGGACATCATCGGTGTCGACATCTGTCGTGATGTCGAATCCGCGGCCTATTCGATGGCGTCGGAAGACGACATGGCCGAGACCGTGCGACAGGTGGAGGCACTGGGCAGGCGAGTCGTCGCCCGGGTCGCCGACGTGCGTGATGGTGCGGCGTTGCGAAAGGCCGTGCAGGAGGGAGTCGAGCAGTTCGGCAGGCTGGACTTCGTGGTGGTGAATGCAGGCATCAGCACCGCCCAGTTCGGGATGACGACGCCGGAGCAGGAAGAGCAGGCATGGAATGACGTCATCGCCGTGAACCTCACCGGGGCCTGGAACACCGTGCAGGCTGCCATCCCGTACATGGTCACTCGCGGGCGAGGCGGTTCGATCGTCTTCATCGGCTCGACCGCGGGGCTGCGTGGCCAGCGGGCGGGCGGGTACACCGCAGCCAAGCACGGCGTCGTCGGAATCATGCGTGGGCTGGCCAACGAGCTGGCCGAGGACAACATCCGCGTCAACGTCGTGCACCCTGCGGCGGTCAACACCCCGATGGCGGTCAACGAGGGGATGCAGGCGTACGTAGACGCGCAGGCCCAGCAGGGTGGGGGTGACCAGAACGTGACGCTGTTGGAGCCTTCCGACATCACCGCCGCCGTCGCGTTCCTGCTCTCGGACGAGGCCCGCTACATCACCGGCACGGACCTCCCGGTCGATGCGGGGTTCGTGAACCGCGTCAGCTAG
- a CDS encoding methyltransferase — MDTFWAERDSLGRLGALLRAANYRTDQLPTLLALDTSSDTVLSDIGRFSLYHLGEVSLIDDPAAVLFELFLLGGQVQAERWRLLAPELAALLVDLGLVTILPDRERRGTVAITEYQDGFFLSDRLFEHGPDGFTRDWPDGGCMPPHASSIELLRGVEDLDLPGRSFLDMGCGSGFLSQLAASGHPQRVGVDIGARSVAYATANAAINGVDARYVVGDCTTYTDPATYSRIAFNAPDSTTAFAFINTTLRDLLDQRGVAQVWFDTEITAADGSLDGLLRRMIPDRDSWHLSTATDSSSPFTLSRDMVRDRWIPPHSLLAVGRAERAAYLDALAEREVLEVQSVLLSLRAS; from the coding sequence ATGGACACGTTCTGGGCCGAGCGCGACTCCCTCGGCCGACTCGGCGCATTGCTCCGCGCGGCGAACTACCGGACCGATCAGCTGCCGACCCTGCTCGCGCTCGATACGTCCAGCGACACCGTCCTGTCTGACATCGGGCGGTTCTCGCTGTACCACCTCGGAGAAGTGTCGCTGATCGACGACCCTGCCGCGGTCCTGTTCGAGTTATTCCTCCTGGGTGGACAGGTGCAGGCGGAACGGTGGAGGCTCCTGGCTCCGGAACTCGCCGCCCTGCTCGTCGACCTCGGGCTGGTCACGATCCTTCCGGATCGCGAAAGGCGCGGCACCGTCGCCATCACCGAGTACCAGGACGGGTTCTTCCTCTCCGACCGGCTGTTCGAGCACGGTCCGGACGGCTTCACCCGAGACTGGCCCGACGGCGGGTGCATGCCGCCGCACGCCTCATCGATCGAACTGCTCCGAGGCGTCGAAGACCTCGATCTGCCGGGCCGATCATTCCTCGACATGGGATGTGGGAGCGGCTTCCTGTCCCAACTGGCTGCTTCGGGTCATCCGCAGCGGGTGGGCGTCGACATCGGCGCCCGATCAGTGGCCTACGCCACCGCGAACGCCGCGATCAACGGTGTCGACGCCCGGTACGTCGTCGGCGACTGCACGACCTACACCGACCCCGCCACCTATTCGCGGATCGCGTTCAACGCTCCGGACAGCACCACCGCGTTCGCTTTCATCAACACCACGCTTCGTGACCTTCTCGACCAGCGAGGCGTCGCACAGGTCTGGTTCGACACGGAGATCACCGCTGCGGACGGGTCACTCGACGGCCTGCTCCGCCGAATGATCCCCGACCGGGACAGCTGGCACCTGAGCACGGCGACCGACAGTTCGTCGCCGTTCACGCTGAGCCGAGACATGGTCCGCGACCGCTGGATACCGCCGCATTCACTGCTGGCCGTCGGGCGGGCTGAGCGGGCCGCTTACCTCGACGCACTCGCCGAACGAGAGGTACTCGAAGTGCAGAGCGTCCTGCTGTCGCTGCGCGCTAGCTGA
- a CDS encoding MbtH family protein, whose protein sequence is MNENDVDNRTYSVVVNEEEQYSIWLAGRSLPAGWNEIGHTGSKTECLDYIGEVWTDMRPKSVRQAMDARG, encoded by the coding sequence GTGAACGAGAACGACGTGGACAACCGGACCTACTCGGTCGTAGTCAACGAGGAAGAGCAGTACTCGATCTGGCTTGCCGGTCGATCGCTGCCTGCCGGCTGGAACGAAATCGGTCACACGGGCAGCAAGACCGAATGCCTGGACTACATCGGCGAGGTCTGGACCGACATGCGACCCAAGAGCGTGCGGCAGGCGATGGACGCTCGCGGATAG
- a CDS encoding class I SAM-dependent methyltransferase, with protein MADRAQYRSFEPRRSSMLYELVDDLDIGPGDLVLDIGGRDASHSLALASLFGCDAVSVDPVASNNEQARAAVAEHPLGSKVSIRSGMMEEIPAADGEFDFIFSRDMFFHVVDADRALAEARRVLKPGGHLLLYQTFATDRLEPLERAELYAGLVVAPERMSPDDFQKRASAAGLVIESTDVIGSEWREAWEEDGEGLTSRQLLYAARLIRKSEQLRAELGDADYRVELANALWGVYQMIGKLEPRIFLLRNPAVSDQDNP; from the coding sequence GTGGCCGACCGGGCTCAGTATCGCAGTTTTGAGCCCCGGCGATCCAGCATGTTGTACGAACTGGTCGACGATCTTGACATCGGGCCGGGGGATCTCGTGCTCGATATCGGCGGGCGCGACGCGTCGCATTCACTTGCGCTGGCCAGCCTGTTCGGCTGCGATGCCGTTTCGGTGGATCCAGTGGCGAGTAACAACGAGCAGGCGCGGGCCGCCGTGGCCGAGCATCCGTTGGGCAGCAAGGTGTCGATCCGGTCCGGCATGATGGAGGAAATCCCCGCTGCCGACGGCGAGTTCGACTTCATCTTCAGCCGGGACATGTTCTTTCATGTCGTCGATGCCGACCGGGCACTGGCCGAGGCCCGGCGCGTTCTCAAGCCCGGCGGACACCTGCTGCTGTATCAGACCTTTGCCACCGACCGCCTTGAGCCGTTGGAGAGAGCCGAGCTCTACGCCGGCCTGGTCGTCGCGCCCGAGCGCATGTCGCCGGACGACTTCCAGAAGCGGGCGTCGGCGGCCGGTTTAGTCATCGAGTCGACCGACGTCATCGGCTCCGAATGGCGTGAGGCTTGGGAGGAGGACGGCGAGGGTCTGACGTCCCGGCAGCTGTTGTACGCGGCCCGACTGATCCGTAAGTCCGAGCAACTACGGGCCGAACTCGGAGATGCCGACTACCGCGTCGAACTCGCCAACGCCCTGTGGGGCGTCTACCAGATGATCGGGAAGCTCGAGCCCCGGATCTTCCTGCTGCGAAACCCTGCGGTGTCCGACCAGGACAACCCGTGA
- a CDS encoding pyridoxal phosphate-dependent aminotransferase codes for MIPNPCKIEGFFGRWDPEVEYFACASDVDPLSLRDLLELADADTRALWNGLELGYTETTGHPLLREAIADQYPETAATEVTVCAGGAVEALFLLAHTLLGPGDHAVVVWPAFESLHRIAPSLGATITGVELDADNGWRLDIDAVRKALQPNTRALFVNFPHNPTGALPSHAEFAELLAMAGDAGVTVVSDEVYRHLEYDDADTLPAACDLDERAVSVGVMSKAYALAGLRIGWFATRNPAITATARTLKDYTTVCSSAPAEILSLIALRAHDHLIERSRTIIKANLAHAESFFGSHPDTFAWAAPAAGMLAFPRLLLPVPVEDFVTDLVRDQRVLLLPGTVFDTTDNRFRVGLGRSALPQAFERMEEFLTARGH; via the coding sequence GTGATCCCGAATCCTTGCAAGATCGAAGGCTTCTTCGGCCGGTGGGACCCTGAGGTGGAGTACTTCGCCTGTGCCTCCGACGTCGATCCGCTGTCCCTCCGCGACCTGCTGGAGCTGGCCGACGCCGATACCAGGGCATTGTGGAACGGGCTCGAACTCGGTTACACCGAGACCACCGGCCATCCACTGCTTCGCGAGGCGATCGCCGATCAGTACCCGGAGACCGCGGCCACCGAGGTCACCGTGTGCGCGGGCGGCGCCGTCGAAGCGCTGTTCCTGCTCGCGCACACCCTGCTCGGCCCGGGAGACCACGCGGTGGTGGTGTGGCCTGCCTTCGAGTCACTGCACCGGATCGCGCCGTCGCTCGGCGCCACGATCACCGGCGTCGAACTGGACGCCGACAACGGGTGGCGACTCGACATCGACGCCGTGCGGAAGGCACTGCAGCCGAACACCCGCGCACTGTTCGTCAACTTCCCGCACAACCCGACCGGTGCGCTGCCCAGCCACGCCGAGTTCGCCGAGCTGCTCGCGATGGCGGGCGACGCAGGCGTCACGGTCGTCTCCGACGAGGTGTACCGCCATCTGGAGTACGACGACGCCGATACCCTCCCGGCGGCCTGCGATCTGGACGAGCGCGCCGTCAGCGTCGGTGTGATGTCCAAGGCGTACGCCCTGGCGGGGCTGCGCATCGGGTGGTTCGCGACCCGCAACCCGGCCATCACCGCTACGGCCCGAACCCTCAAGGACTACACGACGGTCTGTTCCTCGGCGCCTGCCGAAATCCTGTCGCTGATCGCGCTGCGAGCTCACGATCACCTGATCGAGCGCAGCCGGACGATCATCAAGGCCAATCTCGCCCATGCCGAGTCGTTCTTCGGCAGCCATCCCGACACGTTCGCCTGGGCGGCACCGGCGGCGGGCATGCTCGCGTTTCCACGGCTGCTGCTGCCCGTCCCGGTCGAGGACTTCGTCACCGATCTGGTTCGCGACCAGCGTGTCCTACTGCTGCCCGGAACCGTCTTCGACACCACGGACAACCGGTTCCGGGTCGGGCTCGGTCGTTCGGCACTGCCGCAGGCCTTCGAGCGTATGGAGGAGTTTCTCACCGCCCGCGGACACTAG